One part of the Acetoanaerobium sticklandii genome encodes these proteins:
- the nuoF gene encoding NADH-quinone oxidoreductase subunit NuoF — protein MNKIESFKALLDLQAEYKPNLKLRTDNIQNTEYREILVCGGTGCMSSQSQKLIDNLNAEIAKAGLSDKVNAHITGCFGFCEQGPIVKVFPDDVFYVQVAPEDAAELVKTHLVDGNRVHRLLYQDPDSHEKVNTQHEMSFYKKQKRIALRNCGLINPELISEYIACRGYEAIGRCITEKTPQDVIDEIKLSGLRGRGGGGFSTGLKWEFTKKPVSDIKYIVCNADEGDPGAFMDRSILEGDPHSIIEAMAVAGYSVGASKGFVYIRAEYPLAIKRLRHAINEAREHGLLGDNIMGTSFSFDIEIKYGAGAFVCGEETALIHSIEGQRGEPTTKPPFPAESGLWGKPTCVNNVETLANVPAILLEGASWFNAIGSETSKGTKVFALAGKINNVGLVEVPMGITLREIIYEIGGGIKDGKEFKAVQTGGPSGGCITKDQLDVKIDYESLGAIGSMMGSGGMIVMDEDNCMVDIAKFYLEFTVEESCGKCTPCRVGNKRLHEMLTKISEGKGTMEDLDAMKELAQTIKDTSLCGLGQTAPNPVLSTLNFFGDEYRAHVQDKICPAGACQSLLKYMINEEKCIGCTKCAKVCPVSCISGKVKEKHVIDQNQCIKCGACFDACPVNAITKG, from the coding sequence ATGAATAAAATTGAATCTTTTAAGGCTCTACTAGATTTACAAGCTGAATACAAGCCAAATTTAAAGCTAAGAACAGATAACATTCAAAATACAGAGTACAGAGAAATCCTAGTGTGCGGTGGAACTGGATGTATGTCCTCTCAAAGTCAAAAACTAATCGATAATCTTAACGCTGAAATAGCAAAAGCAGGTTTATCTGACAAGGTAAACGCTCATATTACAGGATGTTTTGGTTTTTGTGAGCAAGGACCAATTGTAAAAGTATTCCCGGATGATGTGTTTTATGTACAAGTAGCTCCTGAAGATGCAGCTGAGTTAGTTAAAACTCATCTTGTTGACGGAAATAGAGTACATAGACTACTATACCAAGATCCTGATTCACACGAAAAAGTAAACACTCAACACGAGATGTCTTTTTATAAAAAACAAAAACGTATTGCTCTTAGAAACTGTGGTCTTATTAATCCAGAGCTAATCTCTGAGTATATTGCTTGTAGAGGTTATGAGGCAATTGGAAGATGCATTACTGAAAAAACACCTCAAGATGTAATTGATGAAATAAAACTATCTGGCCTAAGAGGAAGAGGCGGCGGAGGTTTTTCTACTGGTCTTAAGTGGGAATTCACGAAAAAGCCTGTATCAGATATTAAATATATAGTATGTAATGCTGACGAGGGAGACCCTGGTGCATTTATGGACCGTTCTATCCTTGAAGGTGACCCTCATAGTATAATCGAAGCTATGGCTGTAGCTGGTTATTCTGTTGGAGCATCAAAAGGATTCGTTTATATTCGTGCTGAGTATCCTCTTGCTATCAAGAGACTCCGTCATGCTATAAATGAAGCTAGAGAGCACGGACTACTTGGAGACAATATAATGGGAACTAGCTTCTCTTTTGATATTGAAATCAAGTATGGCGCAGGAGCTTTCGTATGTGGAGAGGAAACTGCTCTTATCCATTCTATAGAAGGACAACGTGGAGAGCCAACTACAAAACCTCCATTCCCTGCTGAAAGTGGACTTTGGGGCAAGCCTACATGTGTTAATAACGTTGAGACTCTTGCAAACGTACCTGCTATCCTTTTAGAAGGAGCTTCTTGGTTTAACGCAATCGGAAGTGAAACATCAAAAGGAACCAAAGTTTTCGCACTTGCTGGTAAAATTAACAACGTTGGTCTAGTTGAAGTTCCTATGGGAATTACTCTTAGAGAAATCATTTACGAAATAGGTGGCGGAATCAAGGACGGCAAAGAATTTAAAGCTGTTCAAACAGGAGGCCCATCAGGTGGATGTATTACTAAAGACCAATTAGATGTAAAAATAGATTATGAATCATTAGGCGCTATCGGATCTATGATGGGTTCAGGCGGTATGATTGTTATGGACGAAGATAACTGTATGGTTGATATAGCTAAATTCTACTTAGAGTTTACTGTAGAGGAATCATGTGGAAAATGTACTCCATGTCGTGTAGGTAACAAGAGACTTCATGAAATGCTTACTAAGATTTCTGAAGGTAAGGGAACTATGGAAGATCTTGACGCTATGAAAGAGCTCGCTCAAACTATAAAAGATACTTCACTTTGTGGTCTTGGTCAAACTGCTCCAAACCCTGTACTATCTACACTAAATTTCTTTGGCGATGAGTATAGAGCTCACGTTCAAGATAAAATTTGTCCTGCTGGAGCTTGCCAGTCTCTTCTAAAATATATGATTAATGAAGAGAAATGTATCGGATGTACTAAGTGTGCTAAGGTTTGTCCAGTATCATGTATTAGTGGAAAAGTTAAGGAGAAGCATGTAATAGATCAAAATCAATGTATTAAATGTGGTGCTTGTTTTGATGCTTGTCCTGTAAATGCTATTACTAAAGGTTAA
- a CDS encoding complex I 24 kDa subunit family protein, translated as MQETTLNKELYDQLADYIANIENKETALIEVLHKAQNLFGFIPKEVQLFIGEKLGVPASKVFGVVSFYSYFTTEPKGKYVINVCMGTACFVRKADSLLRELEKVLCIKPGETTENKMYSIEALRCVGACGLAPVIMVNDEVYGKVTVDDIPKILAKYAD; from the coding sequence ATGCAAGAAACCACTTTAAACAAGGAGCTTTATGATCAGTTAGCAGATTATATTGCTAATATCGAAAATAAAGAAACTGCTCTTATCGAAGTTCTTCATAAGGCTCAAAACCTCTTTGGATTTATTCCAAAGGAAGTTCAACTATTTATAGGTGAAAAATTAGGAGTACCAGCTTCTAAAGTATTCGGTGTTGTTAGCTTTTATTCTTACTTTACTACAGAACCAAAAGGTAAATACGTAATTAACGTATGTATGGGTACAGCATGCTTTGTTAGAAAAGCTGATTCTCTACTTAGAGAACTTGAAAAAGTTCTATGCATCAAGCCAGGCGAGACTACTGAAAACAAAATGTATTCAATCGAGGCGCTTAGATGTGTTGGAGCCTGTGGTTTAGCCCCTGTTATTATGGTAAACGACGAAGTTTATGGAAAAGTAACTGTGGACGATATTCCAAAAATACTTGCAAAATATGCTGATTAG
- a CDS encoding UPF0489 family protein, whose protein sequence is MNFHYKKSFKLKSEIGNNKFSFDKRELYKEICISSLIESSEIHIKESTTVAFVEMDNDKEVGFKGIEPFIVKTHKNKKIYVFDNHNHAFFFIYKEIFENKIPLGLDMIHIDQHKDTRKPDVDFSEVKNWQTDIRDFLYEINYLSKEDIDYEVTLLDAAFYYTNAVLNVGNFIKPLQKESLIENLFIVDSTYSLDNIENQAESSNGYILDIDLDFFSEDMEYIDRKRKIEVINNLAKKASLITICTSPFFIDFQKANEALMELNLCVED, encoded by the coding sequence ATGAATTTCCATTATAAGAAATCTTTTAAGTTAAAAAGTGAAATAGGAAATAATAAATTCTCATTCGATAAAAGAGAGCTTTATAAAGAAATCTGCATTTCATCTTTAATAGAATCGAGTGAAATCCATATAAAAGAATCAACTACTGTAGCTTTTGTAGAGATGGATAACGATAAAGAAGTCGGTTTTAAAGGGATAGAACCATTCATAGTAAAAACTCATAAGAATAAAAAAATTTACGTATTTGACAATCATAACCATGCATTTTTCTTTATATATAAAGAAATTTTTGAAAATAAAATTCCCTTGGGACTTGATATGATTCATATTGATCAGCATAAAGATACGAGAAAACCAGATGTAGATTTTTCTGAAGTGAAGAATTGGCAGACAGATATAAGGGATTTTCTTTATGAAATTAATTATCTAAGCAAAGAAGATATAGATTACGAAGTAACTTTGTTAGATGCTGCATTTTATTATACAAATGCTGTGTTAAATGTAGGAAATTTTATTAAGCCACTTCAAAAGGAAAGCTTAATTGAGAACTTATTTATAGTGGATTCAACATATTCTTTGGATAATATTGAAAATCAAGCTGAGAGTAGTAATGGGTATATTTTAGATATTGATTTGGATTTTTTTAGCGAGGATATGGAGTACATTGACAGGAAAAGAAAAATAGAAGTGATTAATAACCTTGCTAAAAAGGCATCACTTATAACTATATGTACTAGTCCTTTTTTTATAGATTTTCAGAAAGCCAATGAGGCGTTAATGGAATTAAATTTATGTGTAGAAGATTAA
- a CDS encoding NAD(P)/FAD-dependent oxidoreductase translates to MKIVIIGSSAAAISTAETLRKLNPDIKITMISSDDRLPYYRPMLSHMIGETEYPTNFYLKTKEYFQEKNISIILNTKVIGIDKDKKIVTTENNANYEYDKLILCTGSNNFIPPLEGTDKKGVYTIKYASDIENINKSIDKVKNAVIIGGGLLGIEAAWSLLHKNIDVSIVEFSDRLMPRQLDIKASKLVLESATKSGIKFYLGESSKAILGEETVKGVELNSKKILDADMVIISVGVRANIDLPKGCKIDCDRGIMVTKNLKTCDEDIYAAGDNVQIGNSTYGIWPAAMQMGKIVAANVLGDNKEFDGFIPATILKGLEIGVYSAGDIEDKEGRTYEIVEDSNNYKKLVFENDILVGGLLIGETKLSSKIYSALTQKKTKSQIIDENWFV, encoded by the coding sequence ATGAAAATAGTAATTATTGGAAGTAGTGCCGCAGCGATATCGACAGCTGAAACATTGAGAAAGTTGAATCCAGATATAAAAATCACAATGATTAGCAGTGATGATAGACTTCCTTATTATAGACCTATGCTATCACATATGATTGGAGAAACTGAGTACCCAACCAACTTTTACTTAAAAACTAAAGAATATTTTCAGGAAAAAAATATTTCTATAATTCTAAACACTAAAGTAATCGGAATAGATAAAGATAAAAAAATCGTAACAACAGAAAACAACGCTAACTATGAATATGATAAGTTGATTTTATGCACTGGAAGTAATAATTTTATTCCTCCTTTAGAAGGAACAGATAAAAAAGGTGTATATACAATTAAATATGCTAGCGATATAGAAAATATAAATAAAAGTATTGATAAAGTAAAAAATGCAGTGATTATTGGGGGAGGACTTTTAGGAATTGAAGCAGCTTGGAGCTTACTTCATAAAAATATTGATGTAAGCATTGTAGAATTTAGTGATAGGTTGATGCCAAGACAGCTCGATATCAAAGCATCGAAATTAGTTTTAGAATCTGCAACTAAATCTGGTATAAAGTTTTATCTTGGAGAATCCTCTAAAGCTATTTTAGGAGAAGAAACTGTAAAAGGGGTTGAACTAAATAGCAAAAAAATTCTAGATGCAGATATGGTTATTATTTCTGTTGGAGTAAGAGCAAATATAGACCTTCCAAAAGGATGTAAGATAGATTGTGATAGAGGGATAATGGTAACGAAAAATCTTAAAACCTGTGATGAGGATATTTATGCAGCAGGAGATAATGTACAAATTGGAAATAGCACATATGGAATTTGGCCAGCGGCTATGCAGATGGGAAAAATCGTAGCGGCCAATGTACTTGGTGACAATAAAGAATTTGATGGCTTTATTCCTGCTACTATATTAAAAGGACTAGAAATTGGAGTTTATTCTGCAGGAGACATAGAGGACAAAGAAGGAAGAACTTACGAAATTGTTGAAGACTCTAATAATTATAAAAAATTAGTTTTTGAAAATGATATTTTGGTAGGGGGATTATTAATAGGAGAAACTAAATTATCATCGAAAATTTATAGTGCTTTAACTCAGAAAAAAACTAAAAGCCAAATTATCGACGAAAATTGGTTTGTTTAA
- a CDS encoding MBL fold metallo-hydrolase — MEITKINGKSGFVKGGTTTGIYTFKDKSVLIIDPGLSSARGNRLSQMLEDSSLRARYCITTHEHLDHFEAYSSIKNHFTGCSFFCSENTKRFLQSPKFFTTYIYGANPHKKLLGNTKASIFDFDIEDTIKQGQFKLSDIKFQAYELNGHSNGDIGILSPDKVLYVGDALFDYHIMKKYDFPFIFDVEKYLKSLELIDEIDFDYCVIGHSKSIYNKDEITDIVSKNKDNVNRYVNEIYNLLEQPYTREELLSKIISDNDLKLDYKEYHYYYSTLGSMLTLLIDNDQIQYEVENGLVYYYKL, encoded by the coding sequence ATGGAGATTACAAAAATTAATGGGAAAAGTGGATTTGTAAAGGGTGGGACTACCACAGGAATATATACTTTTAAGGATAAATCTGTACTTATTATAGATCCGGGTCTATCGTCTGCAAGAGGAAATAGACTAAGCCAGATGTTAGAAGACAGCTCTCTTAGAGCTAGATACTGTATCACAACTCATGAACATCTGGATCATTTCGAAGCATACAGTAGTATTAAGAATCATTTTACTGGATGTAGTTTTTTCTGCTCTGAAAACACAAAAAGATTTCTTCAAAGTCCTAAATTTTTTACTACATATATTTATGGAGCAAATCCACATAAAAAATTACTAGGAAATACAAAAGCCAGTATTTTTGATTTTGATATAGAAGATACAATAAAACAAGGACAGTTTAAGCTTTCTGATATAAAATTTCAAGCATATGAGCTTAATGGGCATAGTAATGGAGATATAGGAATTCTATCGCCTGATAAGGTTCTTTACGTTGGGGATGCATTATTTGACTATCATATAATGAAAAAATATGATTTTCCTTTTATATTTGATGTAGAAAAATATTTAAAAAGCCTTGAGCTGATAGATGAGATTGATTTTGATTATTGTGTTATAGGACACAGCAAATCCATTTATAACAAGGATGAAATAACGGATATTGTAAGCAAAAATAAAGATAATGTTAACAGGTACGTGAATGAAATATATAATCTGTTAGAACAACCATATACTAGAGAAGAACTACTTAGTAAGATAATAAGTGATAATGACTTGAAACTAGATTATAAAGAATATCATTATTACTATTCCACACTCGGCTCCATGTTAACCTTGTTAATTGACAATGATCAAATTCAATACGAGGTTGAAAATGGTTTAGTGTATTACTACAAACTTTAA
- a CDS encoding TIGR01212 family radical SAM protein (This family includes YhcC from E. coli K-12, an uncharacterized radical SAM protein.) codes for MSNNKLYQVYSEYLKEKYKEKVYRIPINLPVTCPNRDGCVAKDGCSFCSEKAAGFEALSNKISVKEQLEKNIDYIGPRYKAKKYIAYFQNFTNTYLPPAVFEAYVKEAIREDVVEISVSTRPDSLDERYLDILKMIKEAHDIEITIELGLQSINHKTLKSINRGHTLAEFIEAANLVKSYGFELVVHMILNLPYDDEEDIIEGAKILSALKVDAVKLHSLYLIKNTPMADLVESGKLEICSMDDYIKRTSLFLAYLSPDIVIHRLLGRAPKEDTIFCNYSTSWWKLKDMIEAYMIANDLYQGCYFDYLGGKAVRHL; via the coding sequence ATGTCTAATAATAAATTGTATCAGGTTTATTCGGAGTACTTAAAAGAAAAGTACAAAGAAAAGGTTTATAGGATACCTATAAATCTTCCAGTAACTTGTCCAAATAGAGATGGATGCGTTGCAAAAGATGGCTGTAGCTTTTGCTCAGAAAAAGCTGCAGGATTTGAAGCCCTATCGAATAAAATATCTGTTAAAGAGCAGCTTGAGAAAAATATTGACTATATAGGGCCTAGATATAAGGCTAAAAAATATATAGCGTATTTTCAAAATTTCACTAACACTTATCTGCCACCGGCTGTCTTTGAAGCTTATGTTAAAGAGGCTATAAGGGAGGATGTAGTTGAAATTTCAGTGTCTACTAGACCAGATTCATTGGATGAGAGATATTTAGATATTCTTAAAATGATAAAAGAAGCACATGATATTGAAATAACAATAGAACTTGGGCTTCAAAGCATAAATCATAAGACCTTAAAAAGCATAAACAGAGGTCATACCTTGGCAGAGTTTATTGAAGCGGCTAATCTTGTAAAAAGCTATGGCTTTGAGCTAGTAGTACACATGATACTAAATCTTCCGTATGATGACGAAGAAGATATAATTGAGGGAGCAAAGATACTTTCCGCGCTTAAGGTCGATGCAGTAAAGCTTCATTCCTTATATCTTATTAAAAACACTCCAATGGCAGATTTAGTCGAGTCAGGTAAACTAGAGATATGCTCAATGGATGATTATATAAAAAGAACTTCGCTTTTTCTTGCTTATCTTTCTCCAGATATTGTAATTCACAGGCTTTTAGGAAGAGCTCCAAAAGAAGATACGATTTTTTGTAATTATTCTACCTCATGGTGGAAGCTTAAAGATATGATTGAAGCCTATATGATAGCAAATGATTTATACCAAGGGTGTTATTTTGACTATCTAGGAGGAAAAGCTGTAAGACACCTTTAG
- a CDS encoding undecaprenyl-diphosphate phosphatase, protein MLDIIRVLILSIVEGVTEFLPVSSTGHLILVNEFVSLKPQSFSNSFNVIIQLGAILSVVVLYFEKLNPFSSNKSKQQKKNTIDLWLKVIVGVIPAGILGFLFDDFIDEYLFGPVTVTIALFVWGIIIVWIENKNKKISIDSVYKITYKTALLIGLVQCLAMIPGTSRSAATIIGAMLLGCSRGAAAEFSFFLAIPTMFGATLLKLAKMFLGGTIFTAWQWFLLFLGCVFSFIVALLVIKLFLNYVQKHNFKVFGYYRIALSSILLVYFFFIK, encoded by the coding sequence ATGTTAGACATAATAAGAGTATTAATTTTGAGTATAGTAGAAGGTGTGACTGAGTTTCTACCAGTTAGTAGCACTGGCCACCTTATTTTAGTAAATGAATTTGTTTCCCTAAAGCCACAGTCTTTCTCAAATAGCTTCAATGTTATTATTCAGCTTGGGGCTATTCTATCGGTAGTTGTGTTGTATTTTGAAAAACTAAACCCTTTTAGTTCAAATAAATCTAAACAGCAAAAAAAGAATACAATAGATTTATGGTTAAAAGTAATAGTAGGAGTTATTCCAGCTGGAATTTTAGGATTCTTATTCGACGACTTCATAGATGAATATCTGTTTGGACCTGTAACAGTTACAATAGCGCTTTTTGTTTGGGGAATAATAATAGTTTGGATTGAAAATAAAAATAAAAAAATATCTATTGATTCTGTTTATAAAATTACATATAAAACTGCTCTTTTAATTGGACTTGTACAGTGCTTAGCAATGATTCCAGGTACATCAAGATCAGCTGCAACAATTATAGGAGCTATGCTCCTTGGGTGCTCAAGAGGAGCGGCAGCAGAATTTTCTTTTTTCCTAGCGATTCCTACGATGTTCGGGGCTACTCTTTTAAAACTTGCGAAAATGTTTTTGGGTGGTACAATTTTTACCGCATGGCAGTGGTTTTTACTGTTTCTAGGCTGTGTTTTCTCTTTTATAGTAGCTCTTCTGGTTATAAAGCTATTTTTAAACTATGTTCAAAAGCATAATTTTAAGGTTTTTGGATATTACAGAATAGCGCTCTCTAGTATTTTGCTCGTATACTTCTTTTTTATAAAATAG
- a CDS encoding TMEM165/GDT1 family protein: protein MGAIISSFLLIFLAEMGDKTQLLALAFSTKYKINQVLIGVFLGAFLNHGLAIVFASFISNYVSLDLIKVVAAIMFIIFGLWSLKLEYEDEEEEDETSFSFKTPILTVASAFFIGELGDKTQLTAMTLGAKSAYPFLTLLGTTSGMIAVSLIGILVGKVLGKRIPEVTMKILASIIFLGFGLSGLYSSVDKIHFTPTYIALFSFILALSIGIILKTNSKNHNIYYEKKLAGLIAKCRHCDIHDTNCITAMQIRELTQKYVGQDLPYIGDIILYFESMKKVAPKKATGLEKIFHTKI, encoded by the coding sequence ATGGGAGCAATTATATCATCTTTCTTACTTATATTTTTAGCTGAAATGGGAGATAAAACACAGCTTCTAGCACTTGCATTTTCAACTAAATATAAAATAAATCAAGTTCTTATAGGTGTTTTTCTTGGAGCATTTTTAAATCACGGTCTTGCAATAGTTTTTGCAAGCTTTATAAGTAACTATGTTTCTCTAGATTTAATTAAAGTTGTGGCGGCCATTATGTTTATTATTTTTGGGCTTTGGTCTCTAAAACTAGAATATGAAGATGAGGAAGAGGAGGATGAGACATCTTTTTCTTTCAAAACTCCTATTCTAACTGTAGCAAGCGCTTTTTTCATAGGCGAGCTTGGTGATAAAACTCAACTTACAGCAATGACTCTAGGAGCTAAATCAGCTTATCCATTTCTAACACTTCTTGGAACCACTTCAGGAATGATTGCCGTAAGTTTAATCGGTATATTAGTAGGAAAAGTGCTTGGAAAAAGAATTCCAGAAGTCACAATGAAGATTCTTGCTTCAATTATATTCTTAGGGTTTGGTTTATCTGGTCTATACTCTTCAGTAGATAAAATACATTTCACACCTACTTACATAGCTCTATTTAGTTTTATACTTGCACTATCTATTGGTATTATTTTAAAAACGAATTCCAAAAATCACAATATATATTACGAGAAAAAGCTTGCAGGCCTTATAGCCAAATGCAGACATTGCGATATCCACGACACAAACTGTATCACAGCTATGCAGATAAGAGAGTTAACTCAAAAATACGTAGGTCAAGACCTTCCTTATATAGGAGATATAATTTTATACTTTGAATCCATGAAAAAGGTGGCTCCTAAAAAAGCCACCGGTTTAGAAAAAATATTTCACACTAAAATCTAA
- a CDS encoding class I SAM-dependent methyltransferase has product MLILADDWKDYEIIDAGNGEKLERWKNIVLRRPDPQAIWPADTDNVKWKDVHGHYHRSSKGGGTWEFKKKIPERWTISYKGLSFYIKPTAFKHTGLFPEQAANWSWMMDKISKANRPIKVLNLFAYTGGATCAASYAGAEEVCHVDASKGMVAWAKENAELSGLSNNKIRYIVDDCFKFVQREIRRGNKYDAVIMDPPSYGRGPNGEIWKFEEELTNLLKLTSQVLSDEPLFLLLNSYTTGLSPTAIENMLKLIIVKDKQGSVSSGEIGLPVKKENLILPCGIYGRWEK; this is encoded by the coding sequence ATGCTTATTTTAGCAGATGATTGGAAAGATTATGAGATTATTGATGCTGGTAACGGCGAGAAGTTAGAAAGATGGAAAAACATTGTGCTTAGAAGGCCTGACCCTCAGGCTATATGGCCAGCTGATACAGATAACGTAAAGTGGAAAGATGTCCATGGACATTATCATAGAAGTAGCAAAGGTGGAGGAACTTGGGAGTTTAAAAAGAAAATTCCTGAAAGATGGACTATATCTTATAAGGGACTATCTTTTTATATCAAGCCTACAGCTTTTAAGCATACAGGACTGTTTCCTGAGCAAGCAGCTAATTGGAGCTGGATGATGGATAAAATTTCAAAAGCAAATAGACCGATAAAGGTTCTTAATTTATTTGCATATACTGGAGGAGCAACTTGCGCTGCTTCTTATGCTGGAGCAGAAGAAGTATGCCATGTGGATGCATCAAAAGGAATGGTTGCTTGGGCTAAAGAAAATGCAGAGCTTAGTGGTTTATCGAACAATAAAATTAGATATATAGTAGATGATTGCTTTAAGTTTGTACAAAGAGAAATAAGAAGAGGTAACAAATACGATGCTGTAATAATGGATCCTCCTTCGTATGGAAGAGGGCCAAATGGGGAGATTTGGAAATTTGAAGAGGAGCTTACAAATCTACTAAAGCTTACATCCCAGGTGCTAAGTGATGAACCGCTATTTTTATTATTAAATTCTTACACAACAGGATTATCTCCAACTGCTATAGAAAATATGCTTAAGCTTATAATAGTAAAGGATAAGCAAGGAAGTGTATCGAGTGGAGAAATAGGCTTGCCAGTGAAAAAAGAAAATTTAATTCTACCGTGTGGAATATACGGAAGATGGGAGAAATAA
- a CDS encoding RluA family pseudouridine synthase: protein MGEIKVTPEVIYEDNHIIVVVKPFGMPSQEDDSKDLDMLSWVKAYVKEKYNKPGEVFIGLVHRLDRVSGGLMVFARTSKAASRLSDQIRKKQIEKKYTLVAEGSLEKKSGFMEDFLLKDKSNNKVKAFKNEVKDSKDAKLSYEVMDERQGLSLVSVDLITGRSHQIRVQFSSRRCPLYGDLKYGSSNPQKKSIALWSYYLSFEHPTKKEKLEFKIELPDHKPWDIFIK from the coding sequence ATGGGAGAAATAAAAGTGACTCCTGAAGTAATATATGAAGACAACCATATTATAGTAGTAGTAAAACCCTTTGGGATGCCATCGCAAGAGGATGATTCAAAGGATTTGGATATGCTCAGCTGGGTCAAGGCATATGTAAAAGAAAAATACAATAAGCCAGGAGAGGTATTTATAGGACTGGTTCATAGGCTAGATAGAGTGTCAGGAGGTCTAATGGTCTTTGCTAGAACCTCTAAGGCTGCATCTAGGTTATCAGATCAAATAAGAAAAAAACAAATTGAAAAGAAATATACTTTAGTTGCAGAAGGAAGTCTTGAGAAAAAGTCAGGTTTTATGGAAGATTTTCTTTTAAAGGACAAATCAAATAACAAAGTAAAAGCATTTAAGAATGAAGTTAAAGATTCTAAAGATGCAAAGCTGAGCTATGAGGTTATGGATGAGAGACAAGGACTTAGCTTGGTTTCAGTCGACCTTATTACAGGAAGGTCACATCAAATAAGAGTGCAGTTTTCATCTAGAAGGTGCCCTTTATATGGAGATTTAAAATATGGCTCTTCTAATCCTCAAAAAAAATCCATAGCTTTATGGTCGTATTATTTGAGCTTTGAGCATCCTACTAAAAAAGAAAAGCTCGAATTCAAAATTGAGTTACCAGACCATAAGCCATGGGATATATTTATCAAATAG
- a CDS encoding transglutaminase domain-containing protein — protein sequence MKKSLLIFMVIFLLMPANTFALSATAYDANNLIQSEQFRLELIQDAISRKENINLNLKNFSDSQAQKIFNHITNIIFYQSNMDIYSITMDGSVTGKSANLVLNLDYRMTPDENTKVNEWIKTTMDPFLALSPSNLDVIKFVNDTIVKHVEYDLSYEKNSAYHAVFNKSSLCEGYSFLTYKMLSYAGIDAKIISGVAANEDHMWNLVKLNNLWYHLDVTWNDPVYSGSFKKPLNYVSYDFFMLTSTQMAKTHTWDQTLFPLAK from the coding sequence ATGAAAAAATCTCTCCTCATCTTCATGGTTATCTTTTTACTCATGCCTGCCAATACCTTCGCCCTTAGTGCGACTGCTTACGATGCCAACAATCTAATACAAAGTGAACAATTTCGCCTAGAACTTATCCAAGATGCAATAAGCAGAAAAGAAAATATCAATTTAAATTTAAAAAACTTTAGCGATAGTCAAGCACAGAAAATTTTCAATCATATTACGAATATAATTTTTTATCAAAGCAATATGGACATCTATTCTATTACTATGGATGGAAGTGTAACTGGAAAATCTGCCAATTTAGTTTTAAACTTGGATTATCGCATGACTCCAGATGAAAATACAAAAGTTAATGAATGGATAAAAACCACTATGGATCCTTTTTTAGCACTAAGTCCTAGTAATCTTGATGTAATTAAATTTGTAAACGATACTATAGTTAAGCATGTTGAATATGACCTTAGTTATGAAAAAAATTCTGCATATCATGCAGTCTTTAATAAATCATCACTTTGTGAAGGCTATTCATTTCTAACTTATAAAATGCTTAGTTACGCAGGAATAGATGCAAAAATTATAAGTGGAGTGGCTGCTAATGAAGACCACATGTGGAATCTAGTTAAGCTAAACAATTTATGGTATCATTTAGATGTCACATGGAATGATCCAGTCTACAGCGGCTCATTTAAGAAACCATTAAATTATGTAAGCTATGATTTCTTTATGCTTACAAGTACTCAAATGGCAAAAACCCACACCTGGGATCAGACTCTATTTCCATTAGCTAAATAA